GACGGCGCCGTCGTCGAGGACGAGGACGCGGTCGGCGGCGTCCAGCAGGGCCGGGCTGCTGGTGAGGACGACGGTGGTGCGGCCTCGGCGGAGCCCCGCGAGGTTGCGGGCGATGAGCTGCTCGGTGACCGCGTCGACGGCGGTCGTCGGGTCGTGCAGCACCAGGATGTCGGTGTCGGCGGCCAACGCGCGGGCCAGCGACAGGCGTTGGCGCTGCCCGCCGGAGAGGTTGGCGCCCCGGTCGCGGACGGCGTGGTCGAGGCCCTCGCGGTGCAGGGCGACGACGTCGGTGAGCAGGGACGCCTCCACGGCCTCGGGGACGGAGCGGCTGGTGCCCGAGGGATCGATGTTGGTGCGCAGGGTGCCGGCGAAGATCTCGCCGTCGTACGGGTTCACGAGCAGCAGCTCCCGGACCGCCTCGACGGACAGCTCCGCCAGCTCCCGTCCGCCGAGCCGGACCGCCCCCTCGTACGCCTCGGGCGGCACGCGCAGGGCGAGGACCGCGGCGAGGTCGGCCGCGGCGCGCGGCTGGTAGGCGGCGATCGCCACGAACTCACCGGCGGCGACCCGGAACTTGAGCTCGCGCAGAGTGCCGTACCGGACGCCGTCGATGTCCAAGTCGCCGCCGACCGGACGTTCGACGCCTGGGGTGCTCACCGGCGGCGCCGTCAGCACGAGTGCCATGCGTTCCGCGGAGGCGCGCGCGATCATCACGTACTTGGGCATCTCGGAGAAGAGTTTGAGGGGTTCGATGATGAACTGGGCGAGCCCCACGGCCATGACGAGCTCACCGATGGTGATGCGGCCCTCGAAGGCCAGCCACCCCGCCGTCAGGGTCACGGCGGCGGCGAGGAGCGCGTTGAGGGCGAGTGCGGCACCCGCGTAGGCGCCGTTGACCTTGGCGACGGTGACCGCCTGATGCCTGGCCTCCGTGCTGACCTGGCGGTACGACCGGAACGCCGCGTGGTTGCCGCCGAAGCCGTGCAGCGGGCGCAGGCCGGTGATCAGATCGGCGACCTTCGCGCCGGCCCGCGCGACCCGGGCCTGCTGTTCCTGGGTGCTGTCGCCGATGCGTCGGGACAGCACGCTCAGGATCGACAGGATCGCGACGGTGCCCACGATCACCAGCAGGCCGAGCCTGAGGTCGGCCAGGCCCAGCGCGACGGCGGCGACCAGGACCGCGACCAGCGAGCTGATCAGCAGCGGCACCACCTCGATGATGTCGGCGGTCTGGTCGGCGTCCTCGGTGGCGATGGTCAGCACCTCGCCGGACTTGAGGTCGACGTCCCGGGCCACCGGCTGGAGTCCGCAGGCGGCGACCCGGACCCGCCAGCGGTGGGCCTCGCTCGTGTTGGCCTTCTGCAGGACGCGCATCCCGTACCGCCACGACAGCGACACGGTCGTGACGATCACCGCAAGCGCGGCGATCGCCAGCCCGAGCGCGCCGGGACTTCGATGCCGCAGGGCGTGCTCGACGATCAGGCCCAGCGCGATCGGGAACGCCGTCTCACCGGCCTGGTACAGGCCCATGAGGAGGGTGCCCCGGGTCATGGCGCCGACGTTGCGGCGCAGGGCGATGCGGAGGATGTCGGCCCCCGAGCGGGGCGCCTGGGTGTCAGGACCGGTCATCGAGGTGGCGGGCAATCGCTTCGGGGGTGCGCAGGGTGAACAGGTCTCGGATGGTGATCACCGGGCCGAACTCCCGGCGGAGCAGCCCGATCAGCCGTACCGCCAGCATGGAGTGTCCGCCCAGGGACACGAAGTCTCCCACCGCGCTCACCTCGTCGTCGTCCAGGTCCAGTGCCTCGGCGAAGTACGCGCACACCACGCTCTCGGTCTCGGTCTCGGGTCCCCGCTCCCCCGCCGTGGTCAGCGCGCCCAGCGGCTTGGCCTCCGGGAGCGCCTTGGTGTCGGCCTTCCCGTTGACGGTGAGCGGGATGCTGTCGACCTGGGCGTAGTGGGTCGGGCGCAGGAAGTCCGGCAGGCCCGCGCCCACTTCGGCGGCGACCGTCGCCAACTCGGCGCCCTCCAGGACCAGGTAGGCGGCCAGCCGGTGGGCGCCGTCGACCTGCGGGTCGGCCTGGGCGACGGCGGCGACGAAGCGCACCGCCGGGTGGGCCGCGAACACGGCCTCCACCTCGCCCGGTTCGACGCGATGGCCGCGGATCTTGACCTGCTGGTCGGTGCGGCCCAGGTACATCAGGTTTCCGTCGGGCCGCCGGACGACCAGGTCCCCGGTGCGGTACATGCGCTCGCCGGGTTCGCCGAACGGGCAGGCCACGAAGCGGTGTGCGGTCTCGGCCGGCCGGCCGAGGTAGCCGCGGGCGATGCCGATGCCCGCCACGTACAGCTCGCCGGGGACCCCGTCGGGCAGGGGCCGCAGCCAGGGGTCGAGGACGTGGACGTCGGTGTTGTCGATGGCGACGCCCACCACCGGGTCCTGGCACTCGAAGGTGCCGACGCCGAGGGTGTTGATGGTGTACTCGGTGGGCCCGTACAGGTTGTAGCCGACGGTGCCCTCGGTGTCGGCGAGCCGCTGCCACAGCGTGGGGGTGACGGCCTCGCCGCCCAGCAGCACCAGCGGGGGCCGCCGGTCCGGGTCGTCCAACAGGCCCTCGGTGACGAGCTGTTGCGCGTAGGTCGGGGTCACGTTGATGACATCGATGGCGTGCTCCAGGCAGTACGCGACGAGCCGGGGCGCGTCGCGGCGCAACTCCTCGTCGCAGATGTGCACTTCATGGCCGTCGGCGAGCCACAGCAGCTCCTCCCACGACATGTCGAACGCGAACGACACGGTGTGCGCGATCCGGAAGGCGCGGTGGCCGTGCTCGGCCAGCACCGGTTCGAAGATGCGGCGCTGATGGTTGATCAGCATATTGGTGAGCCCGGCGTACTCGGTCACCACTCCCTTGGGCTTCCCGGTGGAACCGGAGGTGTAGATCGTGTACGCGGGATGCCGCAGCCGGTCGGGATCGTCGGGGGCGAACGTCACGAACGGCTCGGCCACCGGCAGCGGACGGTCCAGCTCGATGAGGTCACCGGTCAGCCGGGGCGCCACCGTGCTCACGGTGAGGATGACGTCCGGGCGGGCGTCCTCGACGATCGCCGCGATCCGTTCGTCCGGGTGGTCCAGCTCCAGCGGCACATAGGCGGCACCGGTGCGCAGTACCGCGAACAGGGCCACGAGCGAGTCGAGGGAGCGCGGGATCGCGAGCCCCACGGTCGTCTCCGGACCGATGCCTCGCCCGGCGAGCACCCCGGCCACGGCACGGCTGCGGTCCCGCAGCTCGGCGAAGGTCATCCGCGCTCCGTGGGCGACGAGCGCCACCCGCTCCGGTGCGCGGTCCGCCGCCCGGTCGAACCGGTCGACGACCGTGTCCGTGCCGACGTCGGTACGTTCCCCGGGCACGGGGACCGGTCCCAGTCCCGGCAACGCCCCGACCGGCCCGGTCGAGCGGGCCACGTCCTCCAGCACCCGCAGATAGTCGTCGAGCAGCCGTCGCGCACCTGCGGTGTCCTCGTCGCGGTGCTCCAGCTTGACCGTGAGCCGGTCGCCGGGCGTGACGACCCAGGTGAACGGGTAGTGCGTGGAGTCGTCGGCCCGCACCGAGGTGATCCCGTGCCGGGCGTTCATCTCGGCGAAGGCGTTCAGGTCCAGGAAGTTCTGTAGCACGAACAGGTTGTCGAACAGGGTGTCGTGGCCACTGGCCCGCTGGATCTCGCCAAGGCCGAGGTGCTCGTGCTCCATCGCCGCGACCCGGGCCTCCTGCACGCCCGCCAGGTACGCCCGGACCGTGTCGTCGGGCCGCGCCCGCGTCCACATCGGCACGGTGTTGAGGAGCACGCCGACGATGTCCTCCAGCCCCTCCCCCTCACGCCCGGAGACGGTCACCCCGAACACGGCGTCGGCACGGCCCGTGCGGGCACCCAGCAGCAGCCCGAACGCCCCGGTCAGCACCGAGTTCAGCGTGACGCCGTGTGTCCTCGCCGCCTCCCGCAACAGCTCCGACAGCTCGGCGGAGACCGTGTGCACGAGGGTGCCCGGCGGCTCGTCCGAGAGGACCGGGGCCACCCCGGCGAGCAGCGTGGGACCGGACAGTCCCGCCAGGTGCCCGGCCCAGAAGCGTTCGGATACGGCGGTGTCCTTGGCGTCGAGCGCCCGCGCATGGTCCTCGAAGCCGGGCACGGCAGCGATCGGGGCGGTCAACTCACCGAGGAGTACGGCCTGATAGGCGCCGAAGAGGTCGCGCAGCACGATCTCGCGGGACCAGCCGTCCCACAGCAGGAGGTGATAGCTGAGGAGCAGCCCGTCCCGCCCGTCGGGCAGCCGCACCACGGTCAGCCGGATCAGCGGTGGCTCTCCGGGGTCGAAGCCCGTGTCCCGGTCGCGCGCCCGCAGGGCGTCCACCTCGGCGTCCGTGGCCGGTTCGACCGTCCGTACAGGGACCCGGCGGCCCGCCTTGAGGACCTGGACCGGGTTGCCGTCGTCGTCGGTGGTGAAACCGGCGCCCACGACCGGGTGGCGTGCGATGACATGTGCCATCGCCTCGGCCAGCGCGTCGGTGTCCAGGCGCCGGTCGAAGGTGAACCAGCTCTGGGCGACGTAGTGTCCGGCCGGGCCCGCCAACTGGGCCTGGAAGAACAGGCCGCGTTGCAGCGGGGTGACGGGGGCGGTGCGCTCGGCTGTCGCCGACGCCTCGGCGATGGCCTCCAGGGCGTCCAGCCAGTGGCCGACGATGTCGTCGCAGACGCCCTCGGCGAGGGTGAACTTCGCGCGCAGACTGCCGGTGGCCTCGTCCAGCCAGGCGTTGACCTCGACCGCGTAGGGGCTGCCCCGGCCGCCGCCCGTGAGGTGCAGTGCCTGTGACTCGCTGCCGCGGCCGAGGTAGTTGAACAGCACCTGCGGGCGGCCGGTCAGCAGTGGGGCCGACTGCGGGTTGAGGTAACGGAGTTGGCCGTAGGCGATGTGCGCCTGCTCGTCCGGCTGACGTGCGGCCACCTCGTGGGCCGCCGCGACCGGGTCGGTGTGCGCGGTGAGCCGCACCGGGGCGATGGACGTGAACCAGCCGACCGTACGGCTGTAGTCGTGGTGCTCCTGAGCCGGGACCCGGCCGTGCCGTTCCAGGTCGATCGCGAGATCGGTCGGGGTCGGCTGGACGCGGGTGAGCGCCGCGCGCAGGGCGCCGCACAGCAACTCGGTGAGACCGACGCCGAGGGCCGTGGGAGCGGTACGGATGACGACGTCGCTCGCCTCGGGGGCGAGGACGACGGTGGTTTCGCGGTGGCCGCCGACCTCGGGCAGCAGGGCGGGGGCCTGGAGCGTGGTGAGCCAGTGCCCGAGGCCGTCGACCGCGTGGGCGGACCCCAGCGCCAGGGCCTCGGCGTACTCGGCGTACGAGGTGGTGGGCGGTGCCAGGGGCTCCCCGCGCAGGGTGGTCGCCAGGTCGTCCAGCAGGATCAGCCAGGACACGGCGTCGACGGCGAGGTGGTGCGCGGTGATCACCAGGGTGCGGGCCTGCTCCAGCCACGCGAACGCGATGACCTCCCCGGACGCGGGGTCGAGGCGCCCGGCGGCCTCGTGCGCCACGGTGGTCGTGTCGGCAGCGGTCGTGTCAGGTCCTGCGACGGTGATCTCGCGGTCGGGCTCGGTGCCGAGCGTCCAGACACCGTGCTCGGCGCGGAGCCGCAGCCGCAGCGTCGGATGGGCGGCCACGAGGGTGTGCGCGGCGCGTTCGATGTCGGCGTGTCCGACGCCCTCGGGGACGAGCAGGGTGCGGGCCTGCGCGAACCGAGCGAGGGAGCCGCCCAGTTCGCGTTGGCGCAGGATGATCGGCGTCGCCGGGAACGGGCCGTCGTCGCGGCGGACGGGTACGGGTCGCTCCTGTGCGGCGCGGGTACCGAGATGCTCGGCGAGGGCGCGCGGCGTCCGGAGCAGGAACACGTCCCGGGGTGCGATCGGCAGGCCCAGCGCCCGGGCGCGGTTGATCACGGTGATGGCGACGATGCTGTCCCCGCCGGCCCTGAAGAAGTCGGTGTCACCGTCGACTTGGGCGCCGGGCAGGGTCGCGGCGAAGATGTCGGTCAGCGCGCTGAGCGCCGAGTCACTCACGACCGTCGGGGTGTCCTGCGTGGACGCCGCCCGCTCGGTCAGGGCCCTGCGGTCCAGCTTGCCGTTGACCGTAAGGGGCAGCGCGTCGACCGGCAGCACCCGGCCAGGCACCATGTGCGCGGGCAGTTTCGCGGCCAGCAGGGTGGTGAGGTCCCCGGGGCTCCGGCCCACGAGGTGCGCGACCAGGTGATCGCCGGAGGGGGCCACGGTGACGGCCGCGTCGGTCACGCCGTCGAACTCCCGGATCACTGTCTCCACCTCGCCCAACTCCACGCGGAAGCCCTTGAGTTGGACCTGGTCGTCGGCGCGGCCGACGAACTCCAGCTCGCCGTCGAGGGTACGGAGGGCGAGGTCGCCCGTGTGGTACATGCGGGAGCCGTCGCCCGCGAACGGGTCCGCCACGAACCGTCCCGCCGTGAGCCCGGGCCTGCCCAGATAGCCGAGCGACACCTGGTCGCCGGCGACGTAGATGGCGCCCACCCGGCCGGGCGGCACCGGCCGGAGCCGCTCGTCGAGGAGGTAAGTGGTGAGGCCAGGGAGGGGGCCGCCGATGGGGCTGGCACCGGCGCCGGGCCGGAAGTCGTCGTCGGTCAGCACCCGATGGGTGACATGGACCGTGGTCTCGGTGATGCCGTACATGTTGACCAGTTCGGGCGAGCCGGTGCCGTGCCGGTCGACCCAGCCGCGCAGCCGTTTGAGGTCGAGCGCCTCGCCGCCGAAAACGATCCGGCGCAGGGCGGGGAGCGGTGCGTCGGCCTGCCGGTCGGCCTCGATGAACTGGTAGAAGGCCGAGGGGGTTTGGTTGAGCACGGTGACCCCGCGCTCGCGGACCAGCCGGTGGAAGTCGACCGGTGAGCGGGTCAGGCCGTACTCCGGCACGAGCAGCTCACCGCCGTGCGCCAGCGCACCCCACAGCTCCCAGACCGCGAAGTCGAAGGAGCAGGAGTGGAACTGGACCCACACGTCGTCCGGGCCGAAGCCCATGCCGGGCCGGGTGTGCGCGAGGAGGGTCACCACGCCGGAGTGCGGGACGACGACACCCTTGGGCCTGCCGGTCGAGCCGGACGTGTAGATCACGTAGGCGGGATCGTTCCGGCCCGCCTCGGACTCGACGGCTGCTCGCGGCAGTTCGTCGCCCTGGACCAGTACCCGGGCTCGCACTCCCGCCCGTTCCACCAGTTCTGCGAAGCGGTCCCGCTGCCCCTCCTCCACCAGGACGACCTGCGGGGCGGCGTCGGCGAGGATGTATTCCAGGCGTTCGTCGGGATACGCCAGGTCCAGCGGCACATAGGCGCCGCCCGCGCTGACGATGGCGACCAGGGCCACGACCTGTTCCAGCGAGCGCGGCACGGCGACGGCGACCCTTTTGCCCGGACCGACCCCGGCGGCGGCCAGCGCGGACGTCAACTCGCTTTTCTGACTGGTGAGTTCGCCGTAGCTCAGGGAGCGGGTGCCGCCGTCGAGGGCGCACTGGGTGACGGCGGTGGCGGCCGGGTCGCGCCGGGCGGCAGCGTCGAAGAGGGCGCCCAGGGTGGCCGGGGTGGCCGGGGTGACGGGGGCAGGGCTGCTCTGCGCGGCGAGGTCGCCGATCAGTGCGTCCGGTCGGGTGAGCAGGCCGGTGAGGGCCGTCTCGAAGGTGCGCAGGATCGTCCGGGCACCGGTCCCGTTCAGGACATCGCTGTCGTGGATCAGGTTGAAGCGGGGGCGGCCGTCGAGGGTGCGCTCCACGACCAGGGTCAACGGGTAGTGCGGGGCGCCCTCGTTGACGATCTCGGTGACGGTCAGCTGGTCGGCGGGGCCGCGCAGGGCGTCCAGGTCGGTTGCCACGTCGAAGACCACCAGGGTGTCGAACAGGGGGCCGGCCCCCGCCTCCCGCCCGATCCTCGCGAGCGAGACGTGCTGGTGCGGGAGCACGGTGCTCTGGTGTTCGCGGACCGAGGCGAGCAGCTCGCGTGCGGTGGTCGTGGTGGTCCAACGGGCGCGGACCGCAATGGTGTTGATGAACAGGCCCACCATGTTCTCGATGCCGGGCACGTCGATGTCGCGCCCGGACACGGTGGAGCCGAACACCACGTCCGTGCCGTGCAGGATGCCGCCGAGGGTCACCGCCCAGGCGCTGTGCACGGCCACGCTGAGCGGGACGCCCGCCGACCGGGCGGCGGTGTCGATGTCCTCGGCCGGTGTACGGGTGGTGTCGGCGAAGCGGTCGGACGGGGTGTGGCCCTCGGCGACGAGGGAGGGGCCGGGCAGCTCGGCGAGCTGGGCGCGCCACACCCGGTCGCTCTCCTCCTCGTCCTGCTCGGCGAGCCTGCGCACATAGTCGGGGAAGCCGCCGAGCGGGTAGGTCGTCCCCGGCGCGTGGTACTCGGCGAGCAGGGCGCGGAGCATCGGCGGTACCGACCAGCCGTCGGCGACGATGTGGTGCACGGTCTGCACCAGAACGCTGCGACCGGCCCCCGCCCGGATGAGCGTGTACCGCATGAGCGGTCCGCCGGACAGGTCGAACCCGGCGCGCCGGTCGCGCTCGGCGTACGCGCGGATCTCGTCGTCGGTGATGCCGGGGCGGTCCAGCGTGGTGAACGGCGCCTCGACGCCGCCTTCCAGTACGGAGACCACCCGGCCGTCGGCGAGGGACACGAACCGCGCGGCCAGGTTGGGGTAGAGGGCGAGCAGCCGGGTGGCCGCCGCCGCGAGCCGGTCGGTGTCCACCTCGCCGTCCAGGGTGAGGAGTTGCTGCTCGACGTAGGTGCCCGCCGCGTCGTCGTCGAAGACCGAGTGGAAGTACAGGCCTTCCTGCAACGGGGTGAGCGGCAGGATGTCCCGCAGGGCGGGGCCGTCGAGGGCGTCGACGTCGGCCTGGGTGAGCGGCACCAGGTCGAAGTCGCTGGGTGAGTGGCCGCCGTGGTCGAGCGCCGCGAGTCCGGCGAGGGCCGTACGGAAGTAGGCGCCGATCGTCGTGATGTCCTCGTCGGTGAACATGCCGTCGGGCCAGGAGAGGGTGGTGACCAGTTCGTACGCGCCGCCGGCCGGGGCGGGTTCGGCGATCGCGTTGAACTCCAGGGCGCGTGGGAGGCGCATGGCGGGGTCGCGCCGTTCGCCCAACTGGCCGGTGGTGCCGGAGAGTTGCCAGTCGCCGGTCGCGCCCGCGTCGAAGCGGCCCAGGTAGTTGAAGAGGACCTGGGGTGCGGGGGTGTCGAACTCGGTGTGGGTCAGATAGCGCAGGGCGCCGTAGGAGACGCCGTTGTCCGGTACCCGGGCGAGGTCTTCCTTGACCGCCTTGAGGGCGGTGGCCAGGTAGTCGGGGGCGGTGAAGTCGGTGGTGCCGCCGGGGTCGACGAGCACCGGGAACAGGGTGGTGAACCAGCCGACGGTGCGGGCCAGTTCGGGCTCGAACCCGGCCGTGGCCGCCACGAAGTGGCTTTCCCGGCCGTGGCCCTCCAGCTCGATGTGTGCGAACGTCTGGTCCTGGCCCCGGTCGTGGCGCCATCGGGCGAGGGTGACCGCGAGGGCGGTCAGGAGGACGTCGTTGACTCCGGCGTGGAACTTGGCGGGGATCTCGCCGAGCAGGGCGGCGGTGATCTCGGGGCCCACGGAGAAGGTGTGCAGCCGTTCACCGGCGACCGTGTCGGTCGGCGACAGGGCGCGCTTGCCCAGCGGTTGGTCGTCCCCCGGCAGTGGACGCCAGTAGTAAGAGCTGTCGGCGTCGAAAACCGCGCGCTCCAGCAGCTGGGTCCAGCGCCGGAACGACGTGCCCGTCGGGGGCAGTTCGATCGGGGTGCCGGAGGCGAGCTGCCGCCATGCCGTGGCCAGGTCCTCCATGAGGACGCGCCAGGAGACGCCGTCGACCACGGTGTGGTGGGCGGCGAGGACCAACTGCCGTGCGGGGCGACGCCATACGGCCCGCAGCATGACGCCGTGGTCGGGGTCGAGTCCCGCCGCGGCGAGGGCGACGCACTCCTCCAGCGGGCGGTCGCTCTCCAGCCGGTCCACGCCGGCCTGCTCCGGCCCGGGGATGTCGAAGCTCCAGCGGTCACCGCGCACCAGCCGGGCGCGCAGCATGGGGTGGTGCCGTACGACGGCGGTGAGCAGTTCGTCGAGGGCGTCGGCGGTGAGGTCGGCCGGGGTGTTGAGGACCACCGACTGCACGAAGCCGTCGATCGCGTCCGTGGTCTCCGCGAGCCACTGCACGACGGGCGAGCCCACGACGGTGCCGGTGGGGACGTCGCGGTGGTCGACGGTGGTGACGGTCTCGCGGCCGGCCACGGCCGCCAGTGCCCGCACGGTGCTGTGGGTGAAGATCTGCCGGGGCGTGACATGGAGGCCCTCGGCGCGCAGCGCGCTCAGCAGGGAGATCGCCAGGATGCTGTCTCCGCCGAGCTGGAAGAAGTCCTGGTCGGCGCCGATGTCGTCCAGGCGCAGCACGGCGGCGACGGCCTGGGCGACCAGGCGTTCCTCGTCGGTGGCGGGTGGGACGAGCGGGCCGGTCACGGTCTCCGGTTCCGGCAGGGCGTTGCGGTCGAGCTTGCCGTTGGCCGTCAGCGGGAACTCCCGCAGCACCACGATGTGGGCGGGCACCATGTACGCGACCATGTGTGCGGCGGCCCAGGCCCTGACCTCGTCGGCCCGCAGCTCCTCACGGCCGGCGGCCGGGATGACGTACCCCACGAGATAGGTGCCGCCCACGGTGTTCTTCCTGGCGACGACGCAGGTGTGCCGTACGCCCGGGTGTTCGGCGAGGCCGATCTCGACGTCCTCGATCTCCAGGCGCATGCCGCGGATCTTGATCTGGTTGTCGGCGCGGCCGAGGAAGTCCAGTGATCCGTCGGGGGCATAACGGGCGAGGTCGCCGGTGCGGTAGAGGCGGGAGCCGTCAGTGGCGAAGGGGTTGGCGACGAACCGGGAGGCTGTGAGGCCGGGCGCGTTCACGTAGCCGCGGCCCAGGAGGAAGCCGCCGACGTAGAGTTCGCCGCCGACTCCTACGGGCACGGGGCGCAGTTCGTCGTCGAGGACGTACAACTGGGTGTTGGGGTTGGCCTTGCCGATGGAGGTCGACAGGCGTTCGGCGGCACCGCGGTAGATGACGTGGGAGACGCCGATGGTCGTCTCGGCCGGTCCGTAGCCGTGGTACATGGGGATGTCGAGCTGGGTGCGGAACCGCTCGTACAGCTCCGGGGTGAGCACCTCTCCGCCGCACCAGACATGGCGCAGGCTGTCCAACTGCCCGGAGTCGCCCGCGATGTCGAGGAGGACGTCCAGCATGGACGAGACCAAGTAGGTGAAGGTGACCCGGTGTTCGGCGATGACGCTCAGCAGGTGGTGCGGGTCGCGTTCACCGCCGGGGCGCAGGACCACCAGCCGGGCGCCGGACACCAGCGGCAGGAAGATCTCGTTGATGGAGATGTCGAAGGAGAGCGGTGCCTTGAACAGCGAGGCGTCGTCGTGGCCGAAGCCCAGGACCTGGTGGACCTGCCACAACAGGCGTTCGCTGATGGCCTCGTGGCGGATCATCGCGCCCTTGGGGCGGCCGGTGGAGCCCGAGGTGAAGATCACGTAGGCCAGCGCGGTGCCGGGGACGGTGATCCCGGGGCCTTCGATGGGGTAGCCGCCGAAGCGCCAGTCGCCGAGGTCGACGGGTACGGCTTCCGGTTCGCCCGGGGCGTGTTCGCCGGGGGCGTTGAGCTGTAGGACGACGCCGGCGTCCTCGATGACGACGGCCCGGCGTGCGGCGGGCCACTGCGGGTCGAGCGGCACGAACGCGCATCCGGCCTGGAGCACGCCGAGGAGCCCGATCACCATGTCGGCGGAACGGCCCAGGGAGATCCCGACGAGCTGCTCGGCGGTCAGGCCGCGTTCGATCAGATGGTGAGCCAACTGACTGGAAAGTTCGGCTGCCTGACGGTAGGTCAGGGTGCGGTGTTCGTCGACGACGGCGACGGCGTCCGGCCTGGCGCGGGCCTGTTCGTGGAACATCTCCACCAGGGTCGGCCGGTCCCGGTCGGCGTTGGTCGCGTTCCAGTCGGCCAGTGCCACGCGCCGTGCCGCCTCGCTGGAGGGGCCGACGGTGCCGAGGGAGCGGTCCGGGAAGTCGACCAGGTCGTCCAGGGCGAGCCGGGCGTCGGCGACCTCGACGCCGTGCGGGACAGCGATGTCCCAGGCGCCGTCGGCGGCCTCCCGACACCGCTGCTCGGCCGTGCCGTTGTCGGCCCAGCCGATGACATCGGCGAACAGGGTGGCTTCGGTGAGGTCGATGCCGTCGGGGCTCCGGCCGGCCGCCCAGTACGCCAGCGCGAGTGCGCAGGCCTCGGCGAGGGTCCGGTCAGAGTGGTCGCCGGTGCGTCGGCGCAACTCGGTCAGTCGGTCGAAGGACAGCGGTACGAGACGAGCACGCGGTTCCACCATCGAGGACTCAGCACCCTTCCACCACATGAAAGTTAGGCCAGCCTAAGCTACGTTCACCAACTGCTTTCTCGCCAGGCCTGCCACAGCCGTGCGTACCTGCCGTCCAGAGCCACAAGTTCCTCGTGGGTCCCCTGCTCGACCACGCGTCCCGCGTCCAGCACGGCGATCCGGTCGGCCGCCATCGCCTGGGTGAGCCGGTGGGCCACGAACAGCGTGGTCCGCCCCGCGCACGCGGCCAGCACGGCCCGCTCCAGCTCGGCGGCGCCCTCACTGCCGGCCTCGGCGGTCGACTCGTCCAGCACCACCACGGGCGCACGGCCCAACACCAGCCGCGCCAGGGCGATCTGCGTGACCTTGGTGACGTCGAGCCGCTCACCGCCCTCGCCGACCGGCGTGCTCAGCCCCTCGGGGAGCGCCTCGACCCACCCCGCCGCACCGACCGTACGCAGCGCGTCGGTCAGTTCCGCGTCGCTCGCCCGCGGCGCGGCCAGCCGCAGATCCTCGGCCAGCGGACCGGAGAACACATGGGTCTCCTGCGTCAGCAGGCTCACCAGGGCCCGCGCCCCGGCCTCGTCCAGGCCCGCCAGGTCGGTCGGCCCGATGCGCACCGTCCCGGCCTGCGGGGTGCCGATACCCGCGACGAGCGCGGCCAGCGTCGTCTTGCCCGCGCCGGTGGCCCCCACCAGCGCGAGCGAACTCCCGGCCGGAATGGACAGGTCGACGTCCCTGAGGACCGGATCCTCGGTGCCGGGATAGGCGAAGGTCACGCCCTCCACGGTCACCGCGTACGACGCGGAGCCCGCCGGTGCCACGGCCTCGTCGCCCGCCAGCCGTTCCTCCGCCTCCTCCCCCAGCACCCCGACCAGCCGGGTCAGGCTCGCGCCCGACTTCTGCGCCTCGTCGAAGGTGAACATGATCATGCCGAGCGGCACGAACAGCCGGTGGAACAGCAGCGGGGCCGCCGACACCTCGCCCAGGCTGGCGGCGTCAGCCTCCAGGAGGGCGTATCCGACACCGAGGATGAGGGTGAGTCCGATGAACTCGGCGCGGTTCTCGCGGCCGACGAACCGGCCGAAGAAGTGGAACACCTCGATGCCCAGGTCGCGCACCCGCCGCGACTCCTCGGTGACCTTCTCGCGGAAGGCCTCTTCGAGGCGGTACGCGCGGACCGTGTCGATCCCGTTCAGACCGCTGATCAGCGCCTGGGCGCGGTCGGCCTGGGCCGCGCGCTGTATGCGGTAGAGCGGGGCGGAGCGCGGGAGATACCAGCGCAGGGCCAGGGCGTACGCGGGCAGGGCGCCGGCCCCCGCCAGCCCGAGCCGCCAGTCGAGGCCGAACATGCCGGCCGTGGCGATGACGACCAGCACACCCGCCGAGAACACCGTGGGCACGGCCATCCGGATGCCCCGGGAGAGCACGGCGACGTCGTCGCCGACC
This DNA window, taken from Streptomyces sp. NBC_00663, encodes the following:
- a CDS encoding ABC transporter ATP-binding protein yields the protein MPWLTAATVIASVAGAALQVLPVLLLGQVVDGVVAGESRSVLVRIGGVMVAAALLGAVATAASTYLIGRLGADLLATLRESAVRAVLGMPSARIEQVGRGDVLSRVGDDVAVLSRGIRMAVPTVFSAGVLVVIATAGMFGLDWRLGLAGAGALPAYALALRWYLPRSAPLYRIQRAAQADRAQALISGLNGIDTVRAYRLEEAFREKVTEESRRVRDLGIEVFHFFGRFVGRENRAEFIGLTLILGVGYALLEADAASLGEVSAAPLLFHRLFVPLGMIMFTFDEAQKSGASLTRLVGVLGEEAEERLAGDEAVAPAGSASYAVTVEGVTFAYPGTEDPVLRDVDLSIPAGSSLALVGATGAGKTTLAALVAGIGTPQAGTVRIGPTDLAGLDEAGARALVSLLTQETHVFSGPLAEDLRLAAPRASDAELTDALRTVGAAGWVEALPEGLSTPVGEGGERLDVTKVTQIALARLVLGRAPVVVLDESTAEAGSEGAAELERAVLAACAGRTTLFVAHRLTQAMAADRIAVLDAGRVVEQGTHEELVALDGRYARLWQAWRESSW